A single window of Chitinophaga sp. XS-30 DNA harbors:
- a CDS encoding DUF4136 domain-containing protein — translation MKRTGLLLSTIAIGALLFSACRKEPLNDMTEEESRIYVTNYDEEADFTAYGTFSIVDSVAVISNNDATRELTDYDVKLLAAIRSNLTARGYAEVDKDADPDLAVNVARINTSSTSVYYPGYWAGWPGYWDPGYWGFPGWGYYFPPYYSVFRYNERSVAIDMVDLKSPPKEEDKLTAVWNAMLRGTGVWNSANIDTMIQAVFDQSAYLTTSAN, via the coding sequence ATGAAAAGGACAGGATTGTTGTTAAGTACCATCGCCATTGGCGCACTGCTTTTCTCCGCTTGCAGAAAAGAGCCGCTCAATGACATGACAGAGGAGGAATCCCGCATCTATGTAACGAATTATGATGAAGAAGCGGATTTTACCGCCTACGGCACCTTCAGTATTGTGGATTCCGTTGCAGTGATCAGTAATAATGACGCCACCAGGGAATTGACAGATTATGATGTTAAACTGCTGGCTGCCATCAGATCGAACCTTACCGCCAGGGGATACGCAGAAGTGGATAAGGATGCGGACCCTGACCTGGCAGTGAACGTTGCACGTATCAATACTTCCAGCACTTCGGTATATTATCCCGGTTACTGGGCAGGATGGCCCGGCTATTGGGACCCCGGATACTGGGGCTTTCCCGGATGGGGGTATTACTTCCCGCCGTATTATTCCGTTTTCCGGTATAACGAGCGTTCGGTAGCGATTGATATGGTGGACCTGAAATCACCGCCAAAGGAAGAGGACAAGCTGACCGCGGTATGGAATGCCATGCTGCGCGGCACCGGCGTCTGGAACAGCGCAAATATCGATACGATGATACAGGCCGTATTCGATCAGAGCGCTTACCTGACAACTTCAGCAAACTGA
- a CDS encoding outer membrane beta-barrel protein, producing MKSIKLIILIMAGTLAMHTAFAQSRPPLSFQLNYSITQPFGSLSDDYADNTSFRGWNFGFQYALNDRLSLGARVGFADFYERLPRAVYPGKGEDISAVQTRTLQTIPIMAAAQYTFAGPDAKVMPYAGLAVGMANMNYEKFWGEFVEKHNKWAFQVSPELGLNVPFGKYSPVMFNANVQYNYAAYKYAEISNFNTLQANIGLRFHIR from the coding sequence ATGAAAAGCATTAAATTGATAATATTGATAATGGCCGGCACATTGGCGATGCATACCGCTTTCGCGCAAAGCCGCCCGCCTTTGTCTTTCCAGTTGAATTATTCCATCACACAACCCTTTGGCTCGCTGAGCGATGACTATGCGGATAATACCAGTTTCCGGGGATGGAATTTCGGTTTCCAGTATGCGTTGAACGACCGTTTGAGTCTTGGCGCGAGGGTAGGGTTTGCCGATTTTTATGAGCGTTTGCCCCGGGCAGTGTACCCTGGTAAAGGAGAAGATATCTCCGCCGTGCAAACCCGCACGTTGCAAACCATCCCCATCATGGCCGCCGCGCAATACACCTTCGCAGGCCCGGACGCTAAAGTGATGCCTTATGCCGGCCTTGCAGTAGGTATGGCGAATATGAACTATGAGAAGTTCTGGGGTGAATTTGTGGAGAAACATAACAAATGGGCATTCCAGGTAAGCCCGGAACTGGGGTTGAATGTACCGTTCGGAAAATATTCCCCGGTGATGTTCAATGCCAATGTGCAATATAATTATGCCGCGTACAAGTACGCCGAGATCAGCAACTTTAACACATTACAGGCGAATATTGGATTGAGGTTCCATATCCGGTAA